AGATCGTGCACGACGGCGGCCGAGACGCGCTCGGCGACGAGCCTGTCGACGGCTTCGTCGGCGGTGCGCCCGCCGATCCAGGCGGCGATGGCGGCGTCGAGGGCGTCGACGTTCTCGAGCCGCGCACGGTTGGTGCGGAAGCGCGGATCGTCGGCGAGATCGGAGCGCCCGACGGCGCCGAGGAGGCGCTGGACGATGTCGTTCGTTCCCGCCGTGATCGCGACCCAG
The sequence above is drawn from the Candidatus Eisenbacteria bacterium genome and encodes:
- a CDS encoding CoA transferase; amino-acid sequence: WVAITAGTNDIVQRLLGAVGRSDLADDPRFRTNRARLENVDALDAAIAAWIGGRTADEAVDRLVAERVSAAVVHDLAAVLANPHFAARGDIVTIDDPDAGPITTAAPFLTPHGTIRHLGRDLGADNDAVYRDWLGVAPDELAQLRASGII